The following are encoded together in the Janthinobacterium sp. Marseille genome:
- a CDS encoding HAD family hydrolase, producing the protein MTLQPTPHSPHHPIKAVLFDLDDTLWHLAPTLVRAEAILYDWLNIHIPGVTQRFSNEELRELRMELLPTDPQFQFNVWALRHAALTRACHLTSENKDLVDQAMAVFSVARNAVQPFDDVAPVLGSLNERYKVGSVSNGFADLGEIGLAPHFKVSIAAHQFGSAKPGAEIFHAACAALAVEPHEAIYVGDDPKLDIQGAQNAGLRAVWMNRFKHTLPDHIVPDASCTNLYELDAWLKRA; encoded by the coding sequence ATGACGCTTCAGCCAACCCCGCATTCCCCCCATCATCCAATCAAGGCCGTCCTGTTCGACCTGGATGACACCTTGTGGCATTTGGCCCCGACCCTGGTCAGGGCGGAAGCCATCTTGTATGACTGGCTGAACATCCATATCCCGGGCGTGACGCAACGCTTCAGCAATGAGGAATTGCGCGAATTGCGCATGGAATTGCTGCCCACTGATCCACAGTTTCAATTCAATGTATGGGCTTTGCGCCATGCCGCGCTGACGCGCGCCTGCCATTTAACGAGTGAAAACAAGGATCTGGTCGACCAGGCGATGGCCGTTTTTTCCGTTGCACGCAATGCCGTCCAGCCGTTTGACGACGTAGCACCGGTTCTCGGCAGCCTGAATGAACGCTATAAGGTGGGTTCGGTTTCCAACGGTTTTGCCGATCTCGGCGAAATCGGCCTGGCACCGCATTTCAAGGTGTCGATCGCAGCACATCAATTCGGTAGCGCGAAACCGGGCGCCGAAATTTTCCATGCCGCCTGCGCCGCGCTGGCCGTCGAACCGCATGAAGCAATTTACGTCGGTGATGATCCGAAACTGGATATCCAGGGTGCGCAAAATGCCGGCCTGCGCGCGGTATGGATGAACCGTTTTAAGCACACGCTGCCGGACCATATCGTGCCGGACGCGAGTTGCACCAATTTATATGAGCTCGATGCCTGGCTAAAGCGCGCATAA
- the hrcA gene encoding heat-inducible transcriptional repressor HrcA, whose amino-acid sequence MQLDNRAQTLLKALVERYIADGQPVGSRELSKISGLDLSPATIRNIMADLEEMGFVASPHTSAGRVPTPRGYRVFVDTLLTVQSIDESALESKLQTSLQTGSSQKIISNAAQILSSLSEFAGIVMTPRHESVFQQIDFLRLSEKRILLVIVSPSGDVQNRLLLTDVDYSPSQLIQAANYINQNYGGLSFDEVRIRLQGELKQLRDDMTRLMQAAVEAGSDAMNDNSDDVVISGERNLLSVSDLSSNMVSLRQLFDLFEQKTSLMQLLDVSNKATGVQIFIGGESNLVPMDQMSVVTSPYTVNGKVVGTLGVIGPTRMAYERVIPIVDITAKLLSNALSHSSS is encoded by the coding sequence ATGCAACTCGATAACCGTGCACAAACCCTGCTGAAAGCCCTGGTCGAACGCTATATTGCGGATGGCCAGCCGGTGGGCTCGCGCGAGCTTTCCAAGATATCGGGACTGGACCTGTCGCCCGCCACCATCCGCAACATCATGGCGGACCTGGAAGAGATGGGCTTTGTCGCCAGCCCGCATACCTCTGCCGGCCGGGTCCCGACACCGCGCGGCTATCGCGTCTTCGTCGATACGCTGCTGACTGTGCAATCCATCGATGAAAGCGCGCTTGAATCGAAGTTGCAGACTTCTCTGCAAACCGGCTCTTCGCAAAAAATCATTTCGAATGCGGCGCAAATCCTGTCTTCGCTGTCGGAGTTCGCCGGCATCGTCATGACGCCGCGGCATGAATCCGTATTCCAACAAATCGACTTCCTGCGCCTGTCGGAAAAGCGCATCCTGCTGGTCATCGTCAGCCCAAGTGGCGACGTACAAAACCGCCTGCTGCTGACCGATGTCGATTACTCGCCGAGCCAATTGATACAGGCTGCAAACTACATCAACCAGAATTATGGCGGCCTCAGCTTCGACGAAGTAAGGATACGTTTGCAAGGTGAATTGAAGCAATTGCGCGACGATATGACGCGCCTGATGCAGGCGGCGGTCGAAGCCGGCAGCGATGCGATGAATGACAATAGCGATGACGTCGTCATTTCCGGCGAACGCAATTTGCTCAGCGTCAGCGATCTGTCTTCGAATATGGTGTCACTGCGCCAGCTGTTTGACCTGTTCGAACAAAAAACCAGCCTGATGCAATTGCTGGATGTCTCGAACAAGGCGACCGGCGTACAAATCTTTATCGGCGGCGAATCCAATCTGGTGCCGATGGACCAGATGAGCGTGGTGACTTCGCCCTATACCGTCAACGGCAAGGTAGTTGGCACCCTGGGTGTCATCGGCCCGACCCGCATGGCGTATGAACGCGTGATCCCTATCGTCGACATTACTGCCAAGCTGCTATCGAACGCACTCAGCCACTCTTCCAGCTAA
- the fur gene encoding ferric iron uptake transcriptional regulator produces the protein MPNNPSELKASGLKATLPRLKILDIFQTAEVRHLSAEDVYKMLLADNLDVGLATVYRVLTQFEQAGLLQRNHFETGKAVFELNEGSHHDHLVCLDCGKVEEFFDAEIEKRQVRIAEEHGFEIADHALALYGHCKNCQKAKK, from the coding sequence ATGCCGAACAATCCATCCGAGTTAAAAGCCAGCGGTCTCAAAGCGACCCTGCCACGTCTGAAAATCCTCGATATTTTCCAGACAGCCGAAGTGCGCCACCTGAGTGCGGAAGACGTCTACAAGATGTTACTGGCCGACAATCTGGATGTCGGACTGGCAACCGTGTACCGCGTTTTGACGCAGTTCGAACAAGCCGGCTTGCTGCAGCGTAACCATTTCGAAACCGGCAAAGCCGTATTCGAATTGAACGAAGGCTCGCACCATGACCATCTGGTTTGCCTCGACTGCGGCAAAGTGGAAGAGTTTTTCGATGCGGAAATTGAAAAACGCCAGGTCCGTATCGCTGAAGAGCACGGCTTTGAAATTGCCGATCATGCACTGGCCTTGTACGGTCACTGCAAAAATTGCCAAAAAGCCAAAAAATAA